A single window of Macaca mulatta isolate MMU2019108-1 chromosome 17, T2T-MMU8v2.0, whole genome shotgun sequence DNA harbors:
- the RFXAP gene encoding regulatory factor X-associated protein, which yields MEAQGVAEGAGPGAASGVPHPAALAPAAAPALAPAPVATAASQFTLLVMQPCAGQDEAAVPGGSVGAGKPVRYLCEGAGDGEEEAGEDEADLLDTSDPPGGGESAASLEDLEDEETHSGGEGSSGGARRRGSGGGSMSKTCTYEGCSETTSQVAKQRKPWMCKKHRNKMYKDKYKKKKSDQALNCGGTASTGSAGNVKLEESADNILSIVKQRTGSFGDRPARPTLLEQVLNQKRLSLLRSPEVVQFLQKQQQLLNQQVLEQRQQQFPGASM from the exons ATGGAGGCGCAGGGTGTCGCGGAGGGCGCGGGGCCGGGCGCCGCCAGCGGCGTGCCCCACCCCGCGGCCCTAGCCCCGGCTGCGGCTCCCGCCCTGGCGCCAGCCCCGGTGGCGACCGCGGCCTCGCAGTTCACCCTGCTGGTGATGCAACCCTGTGCTGGGCAGGACGAGGCCGCGGTCCCCGGGGGCAGCGTTGGGGCGGGCAAGCCCGTTAGGTACCTGTGCGAAGGGGCCGGGGATGGCgaagaggaggctggggaggacGAAGCGGACCTGCTAGACACTTCGGACCCTCCAGGGGGAGGCGAGAGCGCGGCTAGTTTGGAGGATCTGGAGGACGAGGAGACCCACTCGGGGGGCGAGGGCAGCAGCGGGGGCGCCCGGAGGCGGGGCAGCGGGGGGGGCAGCATGAGCAAGACCTGCACCTACGAAGGCTGCAGCGAGACCACGAGCCAGGTGGCCAAGCAGCGCAAGCCGTGGATGTGCAAGAAACACCGCAACAAGATGTACAAGGACAAGTATAAAAAGAAGAAGAGCGACCAGGCCCTGAACTGCGGTGGGACTGCCTCGACTGGCAGCGCGGGAAACGTCAAACTCGAG GAAAGTGCAGATAACATACTCTCCATTGTTAAACAAAGAACAGGATCTTTTGGGGATCGTCCTGCAAGACCTACTCTTTTAGAACAAGTGTTAAATCAAAAAAGACTG tcGTTACTAAGAAGTCCAGAAGTAGTGCAATTTTTACAGAAACAGCAACAACTATTAAATCAGCAAGTTTTGGAGCAAAGACAGCAGCAGTTTCCAGGAGCATCAATGTGA